One Alkaliphilus sp. B6464 genomic window carries:
- a CDS encoding oleate hydratase: protein MKLKTHDDRLTLTNGSYHALVNARKPKGIEDKKAYLIGTGIGALAAGCFLIRDAHMDGSKITFLEQLDIPGGSLDGQVRQNMGYVARGGREMGHHFEVLWDLFSSLPSTEDPNMTVLDHFFYTNYDDPNFSNCRITKNQGERYDNGKFNLGQDLAKELAAFVNMPDEELEDKTMEDVFSEELLNTDFWTYWRTMFAFENWHSALEMKLYMNRFIHHVDGLPNLSALQFSRHDQYTSFVKPMVKYLEDNGAKFEYGVTVDNVEFLISDDKKVAKKIVATDKTGKDVSIDLTENDLVFITNGSMTESSGYGDDNTPAPFNREIEGCWKLWRNIAAQSDEFGRPDKFCTDTEKSNWESCTVTCHDERVPEYIEKITKRSPYGGRTVTGGIVTALDSSWLMSWTINRQEQYYGQPEKDVVVWVYGLFSDVPGDYIKKPMRDCTGKEITKEWLYHIGVPTDKIEELAESCSAIPVMMPFITSQFMPRAAGDRPYVVPKNGVNFAFLGQFAETLDDPGRDTVFTIEYSGRTAMEAVYVLTGVERGVPEVYGSRYDIRYLLSAGVCLLDGEKPKLDLPPMTKRKILKQVAGTDVEKLLKEYGII, encoded by the coding sequence ATGAAATTAAAAACACATGATGATAGACTTACCCTTACAAATGGAAGTTATCATGCTTTAGTAAATGCAAGAAAGCCTAAAGGAATTGAAGATAAAAAAGCTTATTTAATCGGTACTGGAATTGGTGCTTTAGCTGCTGGTTGTTTTTTAATTCGTGATGCTCATATGGATGGTAGCAAGATTACTTTCTTAGAGCAATTAGACATTCCAGGTGGATCTTTAGACGGTCAAGTTCGTCAGAATATGGGTTATGTAGCACGTGGTGGACGTGAAATGGGTCACCATTTTGAGGTTTTATGGGATTTATTTAGCTCATTACCATCTACAGAAGATCCTAATATGACTGTTTTAGATCATTTTTTCTATACAAACTATGATGATCCAAACTTTAGTAATTGCCGTATCACTAAAAATCAAGGTGAGCGTTATGACAATGGAAAATTCAATTTAGGTCAAGATTTAGCAAAAGAATTAGCTGCTTTTGTAAATATGCCAGATGAAGAACTTGAAGATAAAACTATGGAAGATGTTTTTTCTGAAGAGCTTTTAAACACTGATTTCTGGACATATTGGAGAACAATGTTCGCTTTTGAAAACTGGCATAGTGCTTTAGAGATGAAATTATATATGAATCGTTTCATTCACCATGTTGACGGATTACCAAATCTTTCTGCACTACAATTTTCAAGACATGATCAATACACTTCATTTGTAAAACCTATGGTTAAATATTTAGAAGACAATGGTGCTAAATTTGAATATGGAGTTACTGTTGATAACGTTGAATTCTTAATTTCAGATGATAAAAAGGTTGCAAAGAAAATAGTTGCAACAGATAAAACTGGAAAAGATGTCTCTATTGATTTAACAGAAAATGACTTAGTGTTTATCACTAATGGTTCTATGACTGAAAGCTCAGGATATGGTGATGACAATACTCCTGCACCATTTAATAGAGAGATAGAGGGATGCTGGAAATTATGGAGAAATATAGCGGCTCAATCAGATGAGTTTGGAAGACCAGATAAATTCTGTACAGATACAGAAAAATCTAATTGGGAGTCTTGTACAGTAACTTGTCATGATGAACGTGTTCCTGAGTACATTGAAAAGATTACAAAACGTTCACCATACGGCGGACGCACTGTAACGGGCGGAATAGTTACAGCTCTTGACTCTTCATGGTTAATGAGTTGGACAATAAACCGTCAAGAACAGTATTATGGACAACCTGAAAAAGACGTTGTTGTTTGGGTATATGGTTTATTCTCTGATGTTCCTGGAGATTATATTAAAAAACCTATGAGAGATTGTACTGGTAAGGAAATCACAAAAGAATGGTTATATCATATAGGTGTTCCTACAGATAAAATTGAAGAATTAGCAGAATCATGTAGTGCAATTCCTGTTATGATGCCATTTATTACATCTCAATTTATGCCACGTGCAGCTGGAGATCGTCCATATGTTGTACCAAAGAATGGAGTAAACTTTGCTTTCCTTGGACAATTTGCTGAAACATTAGATGATCCAGGCCGTGATACCGTATTTACTATAGAATATTCAGGACGTACAGCTATGGAAGCAGTATATGTTTTAACTGGAGTTGAAAGAGGAGTTCCTGAGGTATATGGTTCAAGATATGATATCCGTTATTTATTAAGTGCAGGTGTATGTCTATTAGATGGAGAAAAACCAAAACTTGATTTACCACCAATGACTAAACGTAAAATTTTAAAACAAGTAGCAGGAACAGACGTTGAAAAGCTATTAAAAGAATATGGAATTATTTAA
- a CDS encoding TetR/AcrR family transcriptional regulator: MAQQYTRKMIREVFIRMLNERPLNKITVKDIATACEINRNTFYYYYTDVYALLSELFQTELQTVIDEYNDTLSWEESFIVAAKFALENKTAIYHVYNSMQREELVNYIYNVSGNVMIRYVEKVSDGISASSRDKKLIASFYQCALTEMVLRWIASGMKEDPDTIVRRIGYLFDGNIELSLKRSAGLNDI; this comes from the coding sequence TTGGCACAGCAATATACCAGAAAAATGATTCGTGAGGTATTCATAAGGATGCTGAATGAGCGTCCACTTAATAAAATCACAGTTAAGGATATTGCTACAGCATGTGAGATCAACAGAAATACTTTTTATTATTACTACACAGATGTATATGCACTTCTGTCAGAGCTGTTTCAAACAGAGCTTCAGACAGTCATTGATGAATATAATGATACACTCTCATGGGAAGAGAGCTTTATTGTGGCTGCTAAATTTGCTTTAGAAAACAAAACAGCCATTTATCATGTATATAATTCGATGCAAAGAGAAGAATTAGTGAACTATATATACAATGTATCAGGAAATGTCATGATCCGGTATGTTGAAAAAGTAAGCGATGGTATCTCAGCTTCTTCGAGAGATAAAAAACTAATTGCTTCCTTTTATCAGTGCGCTCTCACTGAAATGGTACTACGCTGGATTGCTTCCGGAATGAAGGAAGATCCTGATACTATCGTTAGACGAATCGGGTATCTTTTCGATGGGAACATTGAGTTATCCCTTAAACGAAGTGCTGGTTTAAATGATATCTAG
- a CDS encoding YcxB family protein yields the protein MFILIIIVIYFRVERKNKQRVSTDKTGTFGSVAVLEFYDDKVVFGNESLNSKGELRYEQFFQLLESKDYFIFYLNVNQASLVRKKDVKDIEKFKSFIIPKFENRFKKTYYCN from the coding sequence ATGTTCATTTTAATAATTATTGTAATTTACTTTAGGGTAGAAAGAAAAAATAAACAACGAGTATCTACAGATAAAACAGGTACCTTTGGAAGTGTAGCTGTATTGGAATTCTATGATGATAAAGTTGTTTTTGGGAATGAATCACTTAATTCAAAAGGGGAGTTGAGATACGAGCAGTTTTTTCAGCTCTTAGAAAGCAAAGATTATTTTATCTTTTACTTAAACGTTAATCAAGCCTCATTAGTTCGCAAAAAGGATGTTAAAGATATAGAGAAATTTAAAAGCTTCATTATACCAAAGTTTGAAAACAGATTTAAGAAAACTTATTATTGCAATTAA
- a CDS encoding MBOAT family O-acyltransferase: protein MVFSSLVFLFLFLPIVLTIYYVSNNKFKNYILLLSSLFFYAWGEPKYIFLMIISIFINYIFGIKVSTNSQSKRLWLIFSIIFNLGILVIFKYANFLIANINSIMKINLDIPQIALPLGISFFTFQIMSYVIDVYRREGRVQKNIFDLALYLSLFPQLVAGPIVRYQTVDEQINNREHSLNKFALGVDRFIIGLAKKVIFSNQLGLIADGVFNSQISDLSTMEAWLGIICYTLQIYFDFSGYSDMAIGLGKMFGFDFLENFNYPYISQSVSEFWRRWHISLGTWFRDYVYIPLGGNRVNPIKQYRNLFVVWSLTGIWHGANWTFIVWGLYYGMLIAIEKAFFGKILDKLPRIFRHIYLLLIVMVGWVLFRAENIIQAIEFLKILIGRNNLLYNNSFLIYINSSGYMVILAILFATPIVSKVKNTIEMRNRRLVENNLAYCLHSIFLVTLMFSIVVILISSTYNPFLYFRF from the coding sequence ATGGTATTTAGTAGTTTGGTATTTTTATTTTTATTTTTGCCAATAGTTTTAACAATTTATTATGTTTCAAATAATAAATTTAAAAATTATATACTGTTATTATCTAGTTTGTTTTTTTATGCTTGGGGAGAACCAAAGTATATATTTTTGATGATAATATCAATATTCATAAATTACATTTTTGGCATTAAAGTATCTACGAATAGTCAATCAAAGAGGTTATGGCTAATATTTTCAATTATATTTAATCTAGGAATTTTAGTTATCTTTAAATATGCAAATTTCCTTATAGCTAATATTAATTCTATAATGAAAATTAATTTAGATATTCCCCAAATAGCCTTGCCATTAGGAATATCATTTTTTACGTTCCAAATAATGAGTTATGTAATTGATGTCTATAGAAGGGAAGGAAGAGTTCAAAAAAATATTTTTGATTTAGCATTATATTTGAGTTTATTTCCTCAGTTGGTAGCAGGTCCTATAGTGCGATACCAGACTGTAGATGAGCAGATAAATAATAGGGAACACTCATTAAATAAATTTGCATTGGGAGTAGATAGATTTATAATTGGTTTAGCAAAGAAGGTTATATTTTCCAATCAGCTTGGACTTATAGCTGATGGAGTTTTTAATTCTCAAATATCAGATTTATCAACCATGGAAGCGTGGCTTGGAATCATATGTTATACACTTCAAATATATTTTGATTTTAGTGGATATAGTGATATGGCAATAGGACTTGGAAAAATGTTCGGATTTGATTTTCTGGAAAACTTTAATTATCCTTATATTTCTCAGTCTGTATCAGAGTTTTGGAGAAGATGGCATATATCTTTAGGTACCTGGTTTAGAGACTATGTATATATACCTTTGGGAGGTAACAGGGTTAATCCAATAAAGCAATATAGGAATTTATTTGTAGTTTGGTCTTTAACAGGTATATGGCACGGAGCTAATTGGACATTTATTGTATGGGGATTATACTATGGAATGCTAATAGCTATTGAAAAGGCATTCTTTGGAAAAATACTGGACAAGCTTCCTAGGATATTTAGACATATATATCTATTACTTATAGTTATGGTAGGTTGGGTGTTATTTAGAGCTGAAAACATAATCCAAGCAATTGAGTTTTTAAAGATTTTAATAGGTAGAAATAACTTATTATACAATAATTCATTCTTGATATATATAAATAGTTCAGGTTATATGGTTATTTTAGCTATCCTATTTGCAACACCTATAGTATCGAAGGTAAAAAATACAATAGAAATGAGAAATAGGAGGTTAGTGGAAAACAATCTGGCATACTGTTTACATTCTATATTTTTAGTAACATTAATGTTTTCAATTGTTGTGATACTGATAAGTTCAACCTATAATCCGTTTTTATATTTTAGATTTTAG
- a CDS encoding DUF6709 family protein encodes MEIYESQMLSLFNKKGKNIALLRTVIIFTLIIVYLVYSDFAPIKLIQGPTPLEDISVVDYNNQYVTAEMNLSPGAYMDTSSTDKKTNISTTIRSDYVIPTNDENLMGVSISKSDIELANKIVDETYDWLDKKIEYPTSSLEVKGTLQKMDDEEYRYFVRFMEYLGYTTEEINGFAIPYVLKQGYIGKLNEDAVVLLGITSIGLVLFAIYTLIKAFSGSYQKNILKYIDNNPSISFKELETDFSTAIPVGKKIWVGSRWTFYLDGAAAQLVDNNDTIWAYRSEHTVIQKGGGFNRSISIKLFDINKRYTSLNVKKDAEADQILQIYNDIHNHMVIGYSRELEKCFQKDFDTFLGMKYHSTAQE; translated from the coding sequence ATGGAAATTTATGAATCTCAAATGTTATCATTATTCAATAAGAAAGGGAAAAACATAGCTTTACTTAGAACAGTTATTATTTTTACTCTTATTATCGTATATCTTGTTTACTCTGATTTTGCACCTATTAAATTAATTCAGGGACCTACTCCGTTGGAGGATATCAGTGTTGTCGACTATAATAATCAATATGTAACAGCAGAAATGAATCTATCACCTGGCGCCTATATGGATACCTCCTCTACTGATAAGAAAACCAATATTTCAACCACCATAAGATCCGACTATGTAATCCCTACAAATGATGAGAATCTAATGGGGGTTTCCATTTCCAAATCAGACATTGAATTGGCAAATAAGATAGTGGACGAAACCTATGATTGGTTGGACAAAAAAATTGAATATCCTACTTCCTCCCTTGAAGTCAAAGGAACACTTCAAAAGATGGATGATGAGGAATACCGTTATTTTGTTAGATTTATGGAATATCTTGGCTATACAACAGAAGAAATAAATGGATTTGCTATTCCCTATGTTTTAAAACAAGGATATATTGGTAAATTAAATGAGGATGCTGTTGTTCTTTTAGGAATTACATCCATCGGTTTAGTATTATTTGCTATTTATACACTAATAAAAGCTTTCAGTGGTTCTTATCAGAAAAATATATTAAAATACATTGATAATAATCCGTCAATAAGCTTTAAAGAACTTGAGACTGATTTTTCTACAGCCATACCAGTAGGCAAAAAGATATGGGTAGGAAGTAGATGGACTTTTTATTTAGACGGTGCGGCAGCCCAATTAGTGGACAATAATGATACTATATGGGCCTACCGCAGTGAACACACAGTAATACAAAAAGGGGGAGGGTTCAATAGATCTATAAGTATTAAATTATTTGATATCAATAAGAGATATACAAGTTTAAATGTTAAAAAAGATGCTGAAGCTGATCAGATACTGCAAATATACAATGACATTCATAATCATATGGTTATTGGATATAGTCGTGAGCTTGAAAAATGCTTTCAAAAAGACTTTGATACATTTTTAGGTATGAAATACCATTCAACAGCTCAAGAGTAA